The DNA segment TTGTAAAAAATGTTTAAATGTTTTTGATAAAAACGAGATTAAAGTTAAAGAAAATATATTAACCACAAATATTGGGGCAAACGAAGTTCAATTATTTGAAATTGGTGTGTCTTCAGTGAACACCGATCAGAACGTGTGACCTGCTTTTATGGTTTTGCAGGAATGAGTAACTTTTGCCTTATACCCCCATTCCGTCTTTGCGAGCTGTCTTTGGGCGTGGCAATCTCGCCGAAGGCGGAAAAGGAATGGGAGAACAATAGTAAAGATAAACCCCTCCCCTTTTATTCCTCTCCTCACGGGTAGAGGCAAGTGTGGAGAAGGTTCACTGATACTTACTAAAAATTGGGAGTTAACCCCAACCTTGCTTGTATAGTACAAACAAGGTTTCACCTGCACAAAAGATTTGTGCAGACAAGTTCTCAATAAGAGAGATGATTAAGAATACAAAAATAGCTTTTAAAAGGATTATATTATCAACTATATTCTGTTTTTTTATTACAAACACTCTATACTCTTCCCCAAACCTTATAACTGTTATTGAAGAGAAAAAGACCATCACCCAAGAAGAAACATTTACTTTTGCTGTTATTGGTGATAACCAACCTCGAGGCAATTTTGGGCAACCTCCAATATTCAAAAAAATAATCTCAGAGATTAACAACTCTGACGCCCAATTTGTGGTACATCTTGGAGATAAAATACAAGGTAATAGAAACAAAGATATAGTAAAAAAACAGTATGCTGAATTTTTAGATATAATAAAACCTTTAAAAATGAAACTTTATCATACTGTTGGAAACCACGATGTAAAAAAATTAAAATATAACGAAGAGTTGTATATTGAATTGTTTGGGCAAACATACTACTCTTTTTCAATAAAAAACGCTTTTTTTATTATCTTAAATACAGAAATAATTAAAGAAGAGGGTAGCATACAAGGCAAACAACTTGAATGGTTGAAAGAAGAACTTGAAAAATCAAAAGATTATAGAAACACTTTTGTTTTTATGCATAGACCCCTCTACTCAGCTATCTTTTTTAATAGACGCCACACCCATTTTGCCTCAAAAGAAGATAGAGATAACCTTATAGAACTCTTTAAAAAATATAAAGTAACAACTGTTTTTTCAGGTCACGAACATTTATACCACAACATAAATCTTGACGGGCTACAACTTATAACATCAGGTGGAGGCGGTGCCCCTTTCCATTTTTATCCTATGGGAAACTTCTACCACTACCTTATTGTTAAGGTAAAAGAAAAAGATGTAACAATAAGAGCTATCCCCGTACCAGAAGAGTAGTAACAGTTTTTTGCCTCCTATCCCTCGGGGGTACTAGGGACAAGCCCGCCCACTTTGCCATCCTGCCCCCCCCAATCTGTCATCCTGAACTTGTTTCAGGATCTCCTCTTTTATCTTGCCGCTTTTTGCCTTCTACCCTTGGGGGAGAAGGATTAAGGATGAGGGGGGGGCTTTTTGT comes from the bacterium genome and includes:
- a CDS encoding metallophosphoesterase; the encoded protein is MIKNTKIAFKRIILSTIFCFFITNTLYSSPNLITVIEEKKTITQEETFTFAVIGDNQPRGNFGQPPIFKKIISEINNSDAQFVVHLGDKIQGNRNKDIVKKQYAEFLDIIKPLKMKLYHTVGNHDVKKLKYNEELYIELFGQTYYSFSIKNAFFIILNTEIIKEEGSIQGKQLEWLKEELEKSKDYRNTFVFMHRPLYSAIFFNRRHTHFASKEDRDNLIELFKKYKVTTVFSGHEHLYHNINLDGLQLITSGGGGAPFHFYPMGNFYHYLIVKVKEKDVTIRAIPVPEE